Below is a window of Mycolicibacterium chitae DNA.
GGCACCAGGCTGAACGGCACGATGTTGTCCACGATCTCGGGGTAGATGGTCACCACGTCGCGATCGGCGAAGGTGAAGACCGTGTCCAGGTGCATCGCCGAGCGCAGCTTGGGCATCCCGGCCACGATCACCCGTTCGGCGGCCTCCCGCTCGAACAGCGTGGCGGCCACCTGGGTGATCGCCTGCCGGGAGGTGCGTTCGCTCATCCCGATCAGCACCACCCCGTTGCCCGGGATCAACACGTCGCCGCCCTCGAATGTGGCGGTCCCCCAGTCCTTTTCCGGATCACCCCACCACACCGTCGAGCCGACGAAGTCGGGATGGAACTCGTAGATCGCTTTCATCAGCAGCGTCTCGTCGTGCCGGGCGGGCCAGTACAGCGGATTCAGCGTCAGCCCGCCGTAGATCCAGCAGGTGGTGTCGCGGGTGTAGAGCGTGTTGGGCAGCGGCGGCATCAGGTAGTCGTTGACGCCGGCGTCCTCGCGCGCCAACCGCAGATAACTCGACCGCATCTCGCGGGGCAGATCCAGGGTGGACATGCCCCCGATCAGCAGTTCGGCCAGCCGGGTCGGCGGCAGCGACTCCAGGAATGCCCGGGTGTCCTCGACCAGGCCCAGCCCCACCTCGTTGGCCACGATCTTGCGGTCCAGCAGCCACGCCTTGGCCTCGGCGATCCCCATCGTCTCGGCCAGCAGGGCGTGCAACTCCACCACCTCGACGCCGCGGTCGCGCATCTTGTCCATGAAGTCGAAGTGGTCGCGGCGCGCGTTCTGCACCCACAGCACGTCGTCGAACAGCAGATCGTCACAGTTGGTCGGCGTCAGCCGCTCATGCGCCAATCCTGGCGAACACACCAACACCTTGCGCAGCTTGCCGACCTCGGAATGCACACCGTAACCGGCGGACGGATTGCTCACCTGTCTTCCCTTCCCGTACCTCAGATTTCGATCGCTCCGGTCGCCAATGACACCACCGCCACGACGGCGCCGACGACGATCACCCCGAACAGCACCGCCTCGGCGGGACGGAACACCCGCAGGCCGCGTTCGCGGCGCGCCTTGAAGTACAGCGCCGCGGCGGGCGCGTAGAGGATGCACGACAACAGCAGCTTGTCCATGCCGGCGGCGTACAGCAGGAACAGCGTGTAGAGCGTCGCCAGGGCGGCGACAACCATGTGGGGCACAACGGATTTGGCTTCGTCGTAGGTTTCCCGTGTCGCGGTCAGCTTCAGCGCGTAGGCCGCCGCCAGCAGGTACGGGATCAGGGCCAGCGCCGCCGTCAGGTCCAGCATGAAATCGAGCGCGTCGGCGGCGAACAACAGTGCGATCAGCAGGAGCGTGATCAACCCCGCGGCCATGGCCAACGCGGTCACCGGCGCGCCGTGCCGGTTGGTGCGGGCCAGGAAGCGCGGCATGTCGTCGGACTTGGCGGGGATGTAGAGCACCTCGGCGGCCATCAGCGTCCACGCCAGGTAGGCGCCCAACACCGAGACGATCACACCCACCCGGATGAAGATCGAACCCCACGGCCCGACAACGGATTCCAGCACTGCCGCCATCGAGGGCTGACTGACGCCGGCGAGATCGTCCTGCGGCATCACGCCGTAGGACACCAGGGTGACCATCGCGAAAATGCTGAGTACGCCGAGGAATCCGATGACGGTCGCCCGGCCCACGTCCTCCCGCTTGCGCGCCATGCGCGAATACACGCTCGCACCCTCGATGCCGAGGAAGACGAACACGGTGATGAGCATCGTGCCGGTGGCCTGATCCCAGATCGAGGCGAACGAGTAACCGTCGGCACCCCAGAAGTTGTCGACGAAGATGTCGGCCTGGAACGCGATGAGGGTGATGACGATGAACATCAGGATCGGGATGATCTTGGCGATCGTCACGATGTAGTTGATCACCGCGGCGTCCTTGACGCCCTGCATGACCAGCAGCGCGAACAGCCACACTCCGATCGCGGAGACCACGACGGCGGCCACGGTGTCGCCGGCCCCGAAACCGGGCACCAGCGCGCTCAGCGTCGCGGTGATGAGCACCCAGTACGACGTGTTGCCCGCGCACGCCGAAGCCCAGTACCCGATCGCCGAGTTGAAGCCGACGTAGTCGCCGAAACCGGCCTTGGCGTAGGCGAAGATGCCGGCGTCGAGCTGCGGTTTTCGGGTGGCCAGCCGTTGAAAGACGAAGGCCAGCATCAACATCCCGGCACCGGCCACTGTCCAGGCGATCACCGCGCCGAGCACACCGGTCTCGGTGCCGAACCGGCGTGGCAACAGGAAGACACCCGAACCGACCATCGACCCGACGACCATGGCGGTCAGCGTCGGGAGGCTGACCTTGTTGTCCTTGCGGTCCTGCGTCGAAACCTCTGCGGTACCCATACGTTCCTTCGGAGTCGGAACTTGCACGCGCGGGTACGGCGATGTCCGCCCAGTCCGGCGCAGAGGTGCGGCGTCGGGCTTGGCCGGCTCCCCCTGACCCGATTGGCGACGCTATCAAAATCACGGGCACCCGAGGGGCGTTATCCCCAGCATTGCCAGCCCGCCGCCGCGGCGATATCCGTCCGCAGTCGACGGTGTCAGTCCCGCAAATCCCGAACTTCGCAGCTGCACGGCAGATTTGGTGCTCTCGCGATCCGCCTGTCGAGGGTCACCAGAGGGAGTGTCAAGAGTTCGGCCAGCGCCACATACGCCGCATCGTAAGCGGTCAGATTCCGCCGCAGCGGCCAGGCGGTCTCTGCCAGCAGCTCATACGGCCACAGGCTGACCGGCAGATCGAGCAAGTCTGCGTGCGCCAGAGCCGCTTGATCCGAGGTGATGGTGGCCCGCGCCTCCAGACGCCGGATGATATTGGCGCATACGAATGGCAGCAACGCCGGAGCGAAGAGTTCCGCGTCGATCAGTTTGGCCGCCGCCCATCGGCCATCCTCGCCCGAGTCCAGTAGCGCAGCGACCACCGCCGACGCGTCACATACGATCCGCCTCACCGACGGTCGGCGTCCTCGGCCTCGAGGATGGTAGTCGCATCGAGACGAACTCCGGCACTGTTCACCCGTGCGCGTGGCCCCGCAGCGTGTGTTGGCACGGAAAGCGAAGTGGCGCCCACCCTTTCAGGTGAGCGCCACTTCGGTGCAGCTGAGTCAGATCAGGCGATGATCTTGGTAACCCGGCCGGCGCCGACGGTACGGCCGCCCTCGCGGATCGCGAAGCGCAGGCCCTCGTCCATGGCGACGGGCTGGATCAGCTTGACGTGGATGTCGGTGTTGTCACCGGGCATCACCATCTCGGTGCCCTCGGGCAGGGTCACCACGCCGGTCACGTCCGTGGTCCGGAAGTAGAACTGCGGACGGTAGTTGTTGAAGAACGGCGTGTGGCGGCCGCCTTCGTCCTTGGCCAGGATGTAGACGCTGCCCTCGAACTCGGTGTGCGGGGTGGTGGTGCCGGGCTTGACCACAACCTGGCCACGCTCGACGTCCTCGCGCTTGATGCCGCGCAGCAGCAGACCGACGTTGTCGCCGGCCTGGCCCTGGTCGAGCAGCTTGCGGAACATCTCGACGCCGGTGACCGTGGTCTTGGTGGTCTCCGGGCGGATGCCGACGATCTCGACTTCCTCGTTCACGTTGACGATGCCGCGCTCCACACGACCGGTGACCACGGTGCCGCGGCCGGTGATGGTGAACACGTCCTCGACGGGCATCAGGAACGGCTTCTCGGTCTCGCGGACCGGGTCCGGGATCGAGTCGTCGACGGCCTGCATCAGGTCCTCGACGGACTTGACCCACTTCTCGTCACCCTCGAGCGCCTTGAGCGCCGAGATCGGGATGACCGGGGCTTCCTCGTCGAAGTCCTGGGCGGCCAGCAGTTCGCGGACCTCCATCTCGACAAGCTCGAGCAGCTCCTCGTCGTCGACCATGTCGGCCTTGTTCAGCGCGACCAGGATGTAGGGCACGCCGACCTGGCGGGCGAGCAGCACGTGCTCGCGCGTCTGCGGCATCGGACCGTCGGTGGCGGCCACGACCAGGATCGCACCATCCATCTGGGCCGCACCGGTGATCATGTTCTTGATGTAGTCGGCGTGACCGGGAGCGTCGACGTGGGCGTAGTGCCGCTTGTCGGTCTGGTACTCCACGTGGGAGATGTTGATCGTGATACCACGAGCCTTCTCCTCGGGAGCCTTGTCGATCTGATCGAAGGCAAAGCTCTCGTTGAGGTCCGGGTACTTGTCGTGCAGGACCTTGGTGATCGCTGCAGTCGTGGTGGTCTTGCCGTGGTCGACGTGACCGATGGTGCCGATGTTCACGTGCGGCTTGGTCCGCTCGAACTTCGCCTTCGCCACTTCTGTGTCCTCCTGGACTTGTTGGTGCTTTTACTTAAAGCATTGTTGATGTATTCAGTTTTGGTCGCCGCGGACGGCAACGGGATTTACTCGCCCGTCGCCTTCGCGATGATCTCCTTCGACACGTTCGCCGGAACCTCGGCGTACGAGTCGAACACCATGGAGTAGTTTGCCCGGCCCTGGGTCTTCGACCGAAGGTCGCCGACGTAGCCGAACATCTCCGACAGCGGCACCTGCGCCTTGACGACACGCGCACCGCTGCGCTCCTCCATGGCCTGGATCTGACCACGGCGGGAGTTCAGGTCGCCGATCACGTCACCCATGTAGTCCTCGGGGGTGGTGACCTCGACGGCCATGATCGGTTCCAGGATGACGGGCTGCGCGGCTTGCGCAGCCTTCTTCATCACCTGCGAACCGGCGATCTTGAAGGCCATCTCCGAGGAGTCGACGTCGTGGTACGCGCCGTCGAGGAGGGTGACCTTCACGTTCACCAGCGGGTAGCCGGCCAACACGCCGTACTGCATGGCGTCCTGGGCACCGGCATCCACCGACGGGATGTACTCGCGCGGGATGCGGCCACCGGTGACCTTGTTCTCGAACTCGTAGGTGGCACCGTCCTCGCCGCTGAACGGCTCGAGGTTGATGATCACCTTCGCGAACTGGCCCGAGCCACCCGTCTGCTTCTTGTGGGTGAACTCGACGTTCTGCACGGCCCGCTTGATGGTCTCGCGGTAGGCCACCTGCGGCTTGCCGACGTTGGCCTCGACCTTGAACTCGCGACGCATACGGTCGACCAGGATGTCCAGGTGCAGCTCGCCCATACCGCCGATGACGGTCTGGCCGGTCTCCGGGTCCAGGTGCACCTTGAAGGTCGGGTCCTCTTCGGCGAGCTTCTGGATCGACAGCGACAGCTTTTCCTGGTCGCTCTTGGTCTTGGGCTCGATGGCCACCTCGATCACCGGATCGGGGAAGGTCATCGACTCCAGCACGATCTGCTGGTTCGCGTCGCACAGGGTGTCGCCGGTGGTGGTGTCCTTGAGGCCGATCACCGCGTAGATGTGGCCCGCGGCCGCGCTCTCGACCGGGTTCTCCTTGTTGGCGTGCATCTGGAACAGCTTGCCCAGCCGCTCCTTCTTGCCCTTGGTGGAGTTGATCACCTGGGCGCCGGAATCGACCTTGCCCGAGTAGACGCGCACGTAGGTCAACTTGCCGAAGAACGGATGCGAGGCGACCTTGAACGCCAGCGCCGAGAACGGCTCGTCGATGGACGGCTTACGGGAGAGCTCCTCGTCCTCCTTGCCGGGGACGTGGCCCTTGACCGACTCGACGTCCAGCGGAGAGGGCAGGTAGTCGACGACCGCGTCGAGCATGGGCTGGACGCCCTTGTTCTTGAACGCGGTGCCGCACAGCACCGGGTAGATCTCGGAGTTGACCGTGAGCTTGCGGATCCCGGCCTTGATCTCGTCGACGGTCAGTTCCTCGCCACCGAGGTACTTCTCCAGCAGCGCCTCATCGGACTCCGCGACGGCCTCGAGCAGATTGGTCCGGTACTCGTCGGCCTTGTCCTGCAGGTCGGCGGGGATGTCGATGACCTCGTAGGTCTCGCCCATCTTGGTCTCGCCCTGCCACACCTTGGCCTTCATCTCGACCAGGTCGACGATGCCCTCGAAGTCGTTCTCGGCACCGATCGGCAGCTGGATCGGGATGGCGCGGGCACCGAGGCGCTCCTCCATGGTCTTGACCGAGAAGTAGAAGTCCGCGCCGATCTTGTCCATCTTGTTGACGAAACAGATGCGGGGGACGTCGTACTTGTCGGCCTGACGCCACACCTGCTCGGACTGCGGCTCGACGCCTTCCTTGCCGTCGAAGACGGCAACGGCACCGTCGAGCACGCGCAGGCTGCGCTCCACCTCGACGGTGAAGTCGACGTGGCCGGGAGTGTCGATGATGTTGATCTGGCTGCCGTTCCAGAAGCAGGTCACGGCCGCGGAGGTGATGGTGATCCCGCGTTCCTGCTCCTGCTCCATCCAGTCGGTGGTGGCGGCGCCGTCGTGGGTCTCACCGAGCTTGTAGTTGACCCCGGTGTAGAACAGGATCCGCTCGGTGGTGGTGGTTTTGCCGGCATCGATGTGCGCCATGATGCCGATGTTGCGGACCTTGTTCAGGTCGGTCAGCACGTCTTGTGCCACGGCTAGATTCCCACTCTTTCGCTTGCGTTGTCAGGTGCGGTTGTGGTGTTGCGGGCTCCGATGCCCACCGAGCACCAGGTCACCAGCGGTAGTGCGCGAAGGCACGGTTGGCCTCCGCCATCTTGTGGGTGTCCTCGCGCCGCTTCACGGCGGCACCCAGGCCATTGCTGGCGTCCAGGATCTCGTTGGCCAGGCGCTCGACCATGGTCTTCTCGCGACGGGCCGCCGAGAAGCTCACCAGCCAGCGCAGCGCCAGGGTGACCGACCGCTCCGGGCGGACCTCGACGGGCACCTGGTAGGTGGCGCCACCGACGCGGCGGCTGCGGACCTCGAGGGCCGGCTTCACGTTGTCCAGGGCACGCTTGAGCGTGATCACCGGGTCGGTGCCGGTCTTGTCGCGGGCCTGCTCCATGGCGCCGTAGACGATGCGCTCAGCCAGCGACTTCTTGCCGTCCTTGAGCACCTTGTTCACCAGCTGGGTGACCAGCTGCGATCCGTAGACCGGGTCGTTGACCAGCGGGCGCTTCGGCGCGGGGCCCTTGCGTGGCATTAGCTCTTCTCCTTCTTGGCGCCGTAACGGCTGCGGGCCTGCTTGCGGTTCTTGACACCCTGGGTGTCCAGCGAGCCACGGATGATCTTGTAGCGCACGCCGGGGAGGTCCTTCACACGACCGCCACGCACCAGCACCATGGAGTGCTCCTGCAGGTTGTGACCCTCGCCCGGGATGTAGGCGGTGACCTCGACCTGGCTGGTCAACTTCACGCGAGCGACCTTACGAAGCGCCGAGTTCGGCTTCTTCGGGGTCGTGGTGTACACGCGGGTGCACACGCCGCGACGCTGCGGGCTGCCCTTGAGGGCCGCGGTCTTCACCTTGGCAGCCTTGTCGTGGCGCCCTTTGCGGACCAGCTGGTTGATGGTTGGCATGTACCGGCTTTCTCTGCTTCTTACTACTTTGTTGCTCTTAGGTCTGTGTACTGCGGTTATGCCCCGGTCGCTTACCCCGCTCCCGGGCGTGTCGCATGCGCACGATGCATGTCGATGCATTTCTCGCACATGTGAATTGGCCAGGCGTGCGCCGCGCGCACCTGCTTTTTTACAGCCGCGTACGCTCCTGTGGACCAGGCACGAGCTACCACAATACCAGTCCTGCCCACCCCGACAAAACTTGCTCGACAGCCACCTTATTGCAGGTCAACGTGCGAGCTAACGGCGGTGCTCCAGCCCCGTGGTCAACCGCAGCACCATGTCGGAGAACACCGCGTCGGTGTCCACGTCATCCATGACGCCGGTCATCTCCAGCAGAACGAAACCGTGCATGGCCGACCAGAACTCCAGCGCCGCGTAGAAGGCCTGCTCCCCCTCCAGGCCGTAGGAGGCCAGCACGTCGATCACCGGGGCCGCGGCGTCCTTGGTGGCCGCCGAGTACTCCGGGTCGTCGTCGCCGAACGGCATCCGGGTGAACGCCGAGTACCGGCCGGGATGGTGATGCGCGTAGCTGCGGTAGGCGCCGGCCATCACCAGCACCGCGTCATCGCGGGTGCGGCCCTGACCGACGGTGTTGAGCATCTCGATGATGTCGCCGATCACCCGCATCCGCACGGTGCGCCGCAGGTCGTCGAGGCTGTGCACGTGGTTGTACAGCGACGGGCCCTTGGTGCCGAGGTGATTGGCCAGCGCGTTGATGGTCAGCGCGTCCCAGCCCTCGCGGTCCAGGAAGTTCAGGGCGGCGTTGACGATGACGTCGCGGCTGAGCTTGGTCGACCGGGCCGGCGCGCGACCGCCGTTGCGCGGCCGCGTCCCCGTCTCCGACGGGTCGGGTCCTGCGGCCATGATCGATCCTCACTGATTTATTGCGCCCTGAAGAGCGCCGGGTTTGGTGGCGCCGGTCCGCACCGGACCGAGTCAGCCAGCGTTGAACTCTAGTTGACGGGCGCCGAACCCCGCCCGGTCCGCCGCCCCGGGCCGTACTCTGCGGCGTAAGCTGCGGGACACCCCGGAGCCGGCAGAGGTGGAGGCAACGACGTGGCGGACGACGTGACGAAGGCCAGGTGGGCGATCGGCGCAGCCGCGGCGGTGCTGCTGACCGGGATCGTGCTGCCCGCGACGGCGCAGGCCAACAATGACAGTTACGTCACCGGCGTCGGCGTGAAACAGACCGTCGACTGCGCCGGCGGCACCCTGTTCGTCAACGGTTCCGGTAACTCCGTCACGGCCCTCGGCGATTGCTGGGCGGTGACCATGCAGGGTTCGGGCAACACCGTCATCGCCGACCACGTGATCAACGACATCACCGTCTACGGCTGGGATCAGATCGCCTACTTCAAGAACGGCAATCCCGCCCTGATCGATCGCGGACGCGAACTGGGCATGACCAACCGGCTGGCCCGCGTCGCCGCCTGAGCGCGTGAGCACCGTCCGTTCCGTCGCGGCACTCGGGGTCGCCGTGGCCGGGCTGGGCCTGGTCGGCTGCGGGTCCGGCGGCACCACCGACGGCACCCCCGTGCCGACGACGTCGTCGACCGCCCGGGCCGGCATCGGCAGCGCGTTGCACTACAGCTCGTTCGGCACCGAGGCCGACATCGACTGCGGAGATGGTCGCGCGCTGGACATCTCGGGGTCCAACAACACCCTCACCGTCAGCGGCAATTGCGCACAGGTCAGCATCACCGGCGCCGACAACCGGGTCCGCCTGGACAAGGTCACCGACACCCTCGAGGTCGGCGGGCTGAACAACTCGGTGGTCTATCTCGACGGCGACCCCGACGTGGTCAACAGCGGCACCGGCAACCACATCCGGCGCGACTGATCCGCCCGGGGCTCACGCCCGCCGGCCGTGCCGGCCCGCGCCGTCGGCGAAACGTCGTGCACCGCGCAGTGATTCGGCCGCCACCCGCGACAGACTGGTGAATTCGTCGGCCATGGCGTCGGTCTCGGTCATCCCCCACTGCTGTATCGCCGAGGCGCGGTCGGCGCGCAGGCAGCCCTGGGGCAGTGTGGCGAGTTCGGCGGCCAGCTCCTCGGCGGCCTGCCGCGCTTGGCCTTTCGGCACGACACGGTTGGCCAGGCCGATGGCGAGGGCCTCCTGCGCGTCGACGGCGCGGCCGGTCAGGATCAGGTCCATCGCCCGGCTGTGCCCGATCAGCCGCGGCAGCCGCACCGTGCCGCCGTCGATCAGCGGAACTCCCCAACGCCGGCAGAAGACCCCGAACACCGCGTCGGCTTCGGCGATGCGCAGATCGCACCACAGCGCCAACTCGAGGCCGCCGGCCACCGCGTAGCCGCTGACGGCGGCGATCACCGGCTTCGACAGGTTCATCCGGGTGGGCCCCATCGGCCCGGGCCCGTCCGGTTCGGTCCGATTGGACTCCGGGGTGCCGAAGGCCTTGAGATCGGCTCCGGCGCAGAAGGTTCCGCCGTCACCCCAGAGCACCGCCACCGACGCCGCGTCGTCGGCGTCGAACTCCTCGAAGGCCGCGAACAGCTCCGCGGCGGCCGGGCCGTTGACCGCGTTGCGGGCCTGCGGCCGGTTCATGATGACGGTGGTCACCGGTCCGTCGCGTTCGACGCGGACGCCCGCGCTCATGGGGTGGCCTCCTGCAGCGTGTGGATCGGGTCGCGGCGTGCCGCCAGTTCGTCGGCGAACTCGCGGTAGGCCGTCCGCAGCGCGGCCCCGGGCCACTCGGCGGGCAGCAGTTCGTCGGGCAGCACCGGATCGACGAGCAGATGGCGCACCATCGCCGCGGCGATCACGAAACGCCTCGGGACGTCGGGGGCGGCGGCCATCTCGTCGAGCAACCGGGCGCCGTCGGCGGCCCAGGCGGGCAGGTCCCAGAGTTGGCCGGCCAGTTGCCGAGGTGCGTCGTCGCGGCTGCGCAGTATCCGGACGCGGTCGGCGACCCTCGGCGACAGTTCGGCGTCGAGGTTGTTCGGCCGCAGCCACAGGCCCTCGCGCAACTCACCGAAGCGCAGGTCCTGCAGCGCCTTTCGCAGCTCCGCGCGTGAGCGCGGATCGACTCCCACGCTGGTGATCACCAGCGTGGTCCACTCCCCCGTCCAGTCCCGGGTGCGCGGGGACAGCGCGGCGTCCTGTCGACGCTGCCGGGCCAGCAGGCGGTCCGAGAGCCGGTAGCCGTCGGCCGAGCGCACCAGATCGCCGGCGCTGACCATGCGGGTCAACGCCACCCGCAGGGTCTGTTCGCGGATACCGAAATCGGCGGTCAGTCGGATCAATTCGGCCGCCGAGGCCCACGCCGGGTGCGCGCCGAGCAGTACCGACAGCACCACCGAGCGGGCCGTCATCCGCCGTAGTTGCGTCACGCGCCGGTCATCCCTTGACCAGGGCGCGCTCGAGGATGGGCGCCAGATCCAGGCCGGCCGGCATGGTGCCGTAGGCCCCGCCCCACTGCCCGCCGAGCCGGGTGGCGGCGAACGCCTCGGCGACGGCGGGATGACCGTGGCGCACCAGCAGCGCACCCTGCAACCCCAGCGCGATGTCCTCGGTGACCTTCCGCGCCCGGTACTCCAGCGTCGCGGGATCCCCGAGGTGGCGCTTCAGGCCCGCGACATGCGCGTCGAGACGCGGGTCGGCACCGGCGGCCTGACCGAGTTCGTCGAACAGCACCTCGACCGATTCGGGGCGGGTTGCCATGGCGCGCAACGTATCCAGCGCGCTGACGTTGCCGGAGCCTTCCCAGATGCCCATCAGCGGCGCCTCCCGGAACAGCCGCGGCATGCCGGAGTCCTCGACGTAGCCGTTGCCGCCCAGGCATTCCATCGCCTCGGCGGCGTGCCCGGTGGCGCGTTTGCACACCCAGTACTTGGCCGCGGCCAGTCCGATGCGGCGCAGCAGCGTCTCGCGCTCGTCGCCGCGCACCGCGCGGTCGGTGGCCCCGGCCATTCGCATCGCCAGCATGGTGGCGGCCTCGGCCTCCACGGCCATGTCCGCCAGTACGTTGCGCATCAGCGGCTGGTCGATCAGGTACTCGCCGAACGCCTTGCGGTGCGCGGCGTGATGCATGGCGCGGGTCAGCCCGGAGCGCATGCTGGTGGCGCTGCCCAGCGTGCAGTCCAGCCGGGTCAGGTTGACCATCTCGATGATGGTCGGCACGCCGCGGCCCTCCTCGCCGACCAGCCAGGCGGTGGCGCCGTCGTATTCGACCTCGCTGGAGGCGTTGGCGTGGTTGCCGAGCTTGTCCTTGAGCCGCTGAAGGAACATTCGGTTCCGGCTGCCGTCGGGCAGCACCCGCGGCAGGAAGAAGCAGGATAGCCCGCCCGGCGCCTGCGCGAGCACCAGGAAGA
It encodes the following:
- a CDS encoding acyl-CoA dehydrogenase family protein, whose product is MSDTHVVTNQVPPLEHHNPASSPVLVEALLREGGEWGLDEITELGALSGSPEAQRWGDLADRNRPQLHTHDRSGHRIDEVEYDPAYHELMRTAVTHGLHAAPWADDRPGSHVVRAAKTSVWTPEPGHICPISMTYAVVPALRHNPDLAAVYEPLLTSRVYDPELKLPTTKAGITAGMSMTEKQGGSDVRAGTTEALPNADGSYRLTGHKWFTSAPMCDIFLVLAQAPGGLSCFFLPRVLPDGSRNRMFLQRLKDKLGNHANASSEVEYDGATAWLVGEEGRGVPTIIEMVNLTRLDCTLGSATSMRSGLTRAMHHAAHRKAFGEYLIDQPLMRNVLADMAVEAEAATMLAMRMAGATDRAVRGDERETLLRRIGLAAAKYWVCKRATGHAAEAMECLGGNGYVEDSGMPRLFREAPLMGIWEGSGNVSALDTLRAMATRPESVEVLFDELGQAAGADPRLDAHVAGLKRHLGDPATLEYRARKVTEDIALGLQGALLVRHGHPAVAEAFAATRLGGQWGGAYGTMPAGLDLAPILERALVKG